In one Nostoc sp. KVJ3 genomic region, the following are encoded:
- a CDS encoding Fis family transcriptional regulator, whose product MKITKHRQKIVDTLQQWFSIHKQGPTLEELCQELGMQPRQKATVQRWLQTIRGIDVEWDKHSARSLHLLTSEPEARSLDISVTDTLRYLATGVVQWEKLDLEKRSQVPEALRIGMSRMYLTSLLRGEQAPENLPQFFDWAETSITSWKPAQEIKYLSPDVSVIEDGVVSDFATEWQVSGNDVVAQVQESVLKDVLEYCRGNQLEDAYRAFRQLIITKPTLHYSEYRQQLRLPELRPLRELLSRLEIYVDMDKLAEGSVYHLCPRCKYVQRQRPDGTYTCRNPWCEKLCTTNNLQVLPPIPKEKAEDWKAVTPGVHLYGTLPGIWEIQLKEELTKLGLRVTLWPFVDEFDLLVEFPRKVRWAIDLKDWSSLDEERLRKVQYRRDATETFVVFPDEREEILRIKVVRKQLEPELEGVRLRLFSEIITEAQAILGKKK is encoded by the coding sequence ATGAAAATCACCAAACACCGACAAAAAATTGTGGATACACTTCAGCAATGGTTCAGCATCCATAAACAAGGGCCAACTCTAGAAGAGTTGTGTCAAGAACTCGGAATGCAACCACGCCAGAAAGCAACAGTTCAGCGCTGGTTACAAACTATCCGAGGTATTGATGTTGAATGGGATAAGCACAGCGCCCGCAGTCTTCATTTACTCACATCTGAGCCAGAAGCACGCTCTCTAGATATATCTGTGACGGACACTCTGCGGTATCTCGCTACTGGCGTGGTGCAGTGGGAAAAACTGGATTTAGAAAAGCGAAGTCAAGTACCAGAAGCCCTTCGCATTGGTATGTCCCGTATGTACTTAACTTCTTTACTGCGGGGAGAACAAGCCCCAGAGAACCTACCCCAATTTTTTGATTGGGCGGAAACATCAATTACTTCCTGGAAACCAGCCCAAGAGATTAAATATCTTTCACCAGATGTCAGCGTTATAGAAGATGGAGTAGTTTCCGATTTTGCTACAGAATGGCAAGTTTCGGGTAATGATGTGGTGGCGCAGGTACAAGAGTCAGTACTGAAAGATGTACTGGAATACTGTCGGGGAAATCAGTTAGAAGATGCTTATCGCGCTTTTCGACAACTGATTATTACTAAACCCACTCTTCATTACTCAGAATATCGCCAACAGCTACGTTTACCCGAACTCAGACCACTGCGGGAGTTATTGTCACGGTTAGAAATCTATGTCGATATGGATAAGTTGGCAGAGGGTAGCGTCTATCATCTGTGTCCGCGCTGCAAGTATGTGCAACGTCAACGCCCTGATGGTACATATACCTGCCGTAACCCTTGGTGTGAAAAACTTTGTACAACCAACAACCTCCAAGTATTGCCACCTATTCCTAAAGAAAAAGCAGAGGACTGGAAAGCTGTTACTCCTGGCGTACATTTGTACGGTACACTGCCGGGAATTTGGGAAATTCAACTCAAAGAAGAACTCACAAAATTGGGTTTGCGCGTCACTCTCTGGCCTTTTGTCGATGAATTTGACTTACTCGTAGAGTTCCCGCGTAAAGTTCGTTGGGCAATTGATCTCAAAGATTGGTCATCATTGGATGAGGAACGTTTGCGAAAGGTGCAGTATCGGCGTGATGCAACGGAAACCTTTGTAGTTTTTCCCGATGAACGCGAAGAAATATTACGGATAAAGGTTGTACGCAAACAATTAGAGCCTGAACTGGAGGGTGTGCGCTTACGCCTATTTAGCGAAATCATCACCGAGGCTCAAGCAATTTTAGGGAAGAAAAAATAA